One window of the Deltaproteobacteria bacterium genome contains the following:
- a CDS encoding dihydroorotate dehydrogenase electron transfer subunit, whose protein sequence is MATMAMGNLGYHEGEIKERKRLGSLYHRLRISLPCPIGPIIPGQFAMLKIEDRGGIILPRPFSIHNFEGQEMVPWLDFLFKVVGKGTGLLAKLSVGSPIMVLAPLGNGFPDPPPGYKALLIAGGMGIAPLFPLILRLKASPSPLYLFYGAQSQDDLICLPELINLEGIRINIATEDGTAGKKGMVTELLREEDDEGGDQTVIYACGPGPMLKAVADFAAERRRSCWISLEKRMACGVGACLGCVVETKGGYKRVCKDGPIFEAQEIIWRDDA, encoded by the coding sequence ATGGCCACGATGGCGATGGGCAATCTTGGCTACCATGAGGGAGAGATAAAGGAGAGGAAGAGGCTTGGGTCCCTTTATCATCGTCTGAGGATCTCCCTCCCCTGCCCTATTGGTCCCATCATACCTGGGCAATTTGCCATGTTGAAGATAGAGGACCGGGGGGGAATTATATTGCCCCGTCCCTTCTCCATCCACAACTTTGAGGGACAGGAGATGGTCCCTTGGCTGGACTTCCTCTTCAAGGTGGTGGGAAAAGGGACAGGTCTCTTGGCCAAGCTATCGGTTGGTTCGCCAATCATGGTTTTGGCCCCCCTGGGTAATGGCTTCCCTGATCCACCGCCGGGTTATAAGGCCTTACTAATCGCTGGAGGGATGGGGATCGCCCCCCTTTTCCCCTTGATCTTGAGGCTGAAGGCATCTCCTTCGCCCCTCTACCTCTTCTATGGGGCGCAATCCCAAGATGACCTCATCTGTTTGCCCGAGCTCATCAATTTGGAGGGGATAAGGATCAATATAGCTACTGAGGACGGAACAGCGGGGAAAAAGGGGATGGTGACAGAGCTCCTGAGGGAGGAAGACGATGAAGGAGGGGATCAGACAGTGATCTATGCCTGTGGTCCAGGGCCTATGCTGAAGGCCGTGGCAGACTTTGCCGCTGAGCGCAGGAGGTCATGCTGGATATCCTTAGAGAAACGGATGGCCTGCGGAGTTGGTGCATGTCTGGGTTGCGTAGTGGAGACAAAAGGGGGATATAAGAGGGTTTGTAAAGATGGACCTATATTTGAGGCCCAAGAGATAATATGGAGAGACGATGCCTAA
- a CDS encoding dihydroorotate dehydrogenase, which translates to MPNLKVKLGKLELQNPVMPAAGTFGYGEEYASLIDLDKLGAIVTKGISLAPQAGNPPPRIWETWGGMLNSIGLQNVGLEIFVKEKLPFLCRWRMPIIVNFFGYSSKEYAECAQRLSDLEGVAALEANLSCPNIKKGGLQFGSNPQTVAKITNIIRKSTKLPLIVKLSSNVSDIKEVAMAAEGEGVDAISLINSIPAMAIDLERRRPALGGITGGLSGPAIKPIALKAVWEVAPRVKVPIIGVGGIMDYRDALEFLVVGATAVQVGTANFTNPRTMLEIIEGMGAFLKQRGIEDIKEMIGSLGL; encoded by the coding sequence ATGCCTAACTTGAAGGTGAAATTGGGGAAATTGGAGTTGCAAAACCCGGTGATGCCAGCCGCGGGGACCTTTGGCTACGGGGAGGAATACGCCTCCCTCATCGACCTCGATAAATTGGGGGCCATTGTAACCAAGGGAATCTCTTTAGCACCCCAAGCAGGTAACCCTCCTCCCAGGATATGGGAGACCTGGGGGGGGATGCTGAACTCCATTGGCCTGCAAAATGTGGGCCTGGAGATATTCGTTAAGGAGAAATTACCTTTTTTGTGCCGATGGAGGATGCCTATCATTGTAAATTTCTTTGGATATAGCTCCAAGGAATATGCTGAATGCGCCCAAAGACTGAGTGATTTAGAAGGGGTGGCTGCCTTGGAAGCAAACCTGTCCTGTCCCAACATCAAGAAGGGGGGGCTACAGTTTGGGAGCAACCCCCAAACAGTGGCTAAGATAACAAATATAATAAGAAAATCAACGAAATTGCCTTTAATAGTTAAACTATCTTCTAATGTATCAGATATCAAAGAGGTCGCCATGGCAGCCGAAGGAGAGGGGGTGGATGCCATCTCCTTGATCAACTCAATACCGGCCATGGCAATAGACCTGGAGCGAAGAAGACCTGCATTGGGGGGAATAACCGGAGGCCTTTCTGGTCCTGCCATTAAGCCCATTGCCCTGAAGGCAGTTTGGGAGGTGGCCCCGAGGGTAAAGGTCCCCATAATTGGGGTGGGTGGGATAATGGATTACAGGGATGCCCTGGAGTTTCTGGTAGTGGGGGCCACAGCCGTTCAGGTGGGCACGGCCAACTTCACCAACCCCAGGACGATGTTGGAGATAATTGAGGGAATGGGGGCCTTCCTAAAGCAAAGAGGGATTGAGGATATAAAGGAGATGATCGGGAGCCTAGGACTATGA
- the recJ gene encoding single-stranded-DNA-specific exonuclease RecJ, with the protein MKLKWNIFHCPAELREELSRQLDIPPLVAQLLIKRAITDPQGGEKFLSPSLNHLYDPFLMKDVDRGVERIIKAIKGQEKILIYGDYDVDGITACALLVDFLSSLGAQPSYYIPHRLEEGYGLNPEAVKKIASQGVRLLICVDCGISDREEIKLAQQLGMDTIVVDHHEVPAQLPPAYAILDPLQPNCPFPFKGLAGVGVAFNLVVALRSRLRDLGFWRDQEEPNLRRYLDFVSLGTIADIVPLMDMNRVLVKYGLKELEDSVRPGLLALKEVSGIGGGEISTGQVAFRLAPRLNAGGRVSNGAKGVKLLLAKEYTQAQKIAEELDCANRERQTIEERTYQEAKEAIMREGFVHRRSLVLNSDGWHPGVIGIVASKLAEEFWRPTVLIALDGEEGKGSARSIVGFHLYEGLKECEEHLLGLGGHKYAAGLKISRDKLRAFSESFERVVKGRLGDEDLIPAIFIDAEVDLKEITPELLSHLSLFPPYGAANPKPLFSTRNRLPVHDVRKVGGNSLKFKIREGGSTYEIIGFNMGYLGPHLPSELRIAFHPQINDWEGLKRLQLELRAMEIDQEG; encoded by the coding sequence ATGAAATTGAAGTGGAATATATTCCATTGTCCCGCCGAATTGAGGGAGGAACTAAGCAGACAACTGGACATACCCCCTTTGGTCGCCCAACTCCTTATCAAGCGTGCAATTACAGACCCCCAGGGAGGAGAGAAGTTTTTATCACCTTCCCTCAACCACCTCTATGATCCCTTTCTTATGAAGGACGTGGACAGGGGAGTGGAAAGGATCATTAAGGCTATAAAGGGGCAGGAAAAGATTCTAATTTACGGGGACTATGATGTGGATGGCATAACTGCCTGTGCCCTTTTGGTGGACTTCTTGAGCTCATTAGGGGCCCAACCCTCGTATTATATCCCCCACAGATTGGAGGAAGGCTACGGTCTCAACCCGGAAGCTGTAAAGAAGATCGCCTCCCAAGGTGTACGGCTCTTAATCTGTGTCGATTGCGGGATCAGCGACCGAGAGGAGATAAAGCTGGCCCAGCAACTGGGGATGGATACCATTGTCGTAGACCACCATGAGGTCCCTGCCCAGCTCCCTCCTGCCTATGCCATCCTCGATCCCCTACAACCGAACTGTCCCTTTCCCTTTAAGGGGCTGGCCGGGGTGGGGGTGGCCTTCAATCTCGTAGTGGCGCTGCGTAGCAGGTTGAGGGATTTGGGCTTCTGGCGAGACCAAGAGGAACCGAACCTGCGTCGTTACCTGGACTTTGTCTCCTTGGGGACCATAGCGGATATAGTCCCCCTGATGGATATGAACAGGGTCCTGGTGAAGTATGGCCTCAAGGAACTTGAAGATAGCGTTAGGCCTGGCCTTTTAGCCCTCAAAGAGGTGAGTGGCATAGGAGGAGGGGAGATCTCAACAGGACAGGTGGCCTTTCGACTTGCCCCCCGCCTAAACGCAGGTGGAAGGGTATCCAATGGGGCGAAGGGGGTAAAGCTTCTGCTGGCGAAGGAATATACGCAGGCCCAAAAGATCGCCGAAGAACTAGATTGTGCCAACCGGGAACGCCAGACTATTGAGGAGAGGACCTACCAAGAGGCCAAGGAAGCCATCATGCGGGAAGGGTTTGTTCATCGGAGGAGTCTGGTCTTGAATTCCGACGGCTGGCACCCTGGTGTCATTGGGATTGTCGCCTCCAAGCTTGCCGAAGAGTTCTGGCGGCCTACGGTTTTGATCGCCCTGGATGGTGAGGAGGGAAAAGGCTCGGCGCGGAGCATCGTGGGATTCCACCTCTATGAGGGTCTTAAGGAGTGTGAGGAACACCTATTGGGGCTCGGCGGGCACAAATACGCAGCCGGCCTGAAGATTAGCCGGGATAAACTCAGGGCCTTTAGCGAGAGTTTCGAAAGGGTGGTAAAGGGGAGGCTGGGAGATGAAGACCTTATCCCCGCCATCTTTATCGATGCAGAAGTGGACTTAAAGGAGATCACCCCTGAACTGTTGAGCCATCTCTCCCTCTTTCCCCCCTATGGAGCAGCCAACCCCAAGCCCCTCTTCTCCACAAGAAACAGACTTCCTGTACACGATGTAAGGAAAGTGGGGGGGAATAGCCTGAAGTTCAAGATACGGGAGGGAGGGTCGACCTATGAGATTATCGGCTTCAATATGGGATATCTAGGTCCCCACCTCCCCTCAGAATTGAGGATAGCCTTTCATCCCCAGATAAACGACTGGGAGGGGCTAAAGAGGCTTCAGTTAGAGCTGAGGGCTATGGAAATAGACCAAGAAGGTTGA